In a genomic window of Streptomyces sp. NBC_01231:
- a CDS encoding helix-turn-helix transcriptional regulator, with protein MDITQERSEAQDLPYSVFAKACPSRGTLEHVTGRWGALALGALHEGSLRFNELRRRVDGVSEKMLSQTLHALERDGLVHREAQPTNPPRVDYELTPLGHEVAQRLLNLIHFVEGRMDDVLAARERYDETRGAR; from the coding sequence ATGGACATCACGCAGGAGCGCTCGGAGGCGCAGGATCTCCCCTACAGCGTGTTCGCCAAGGCCTGCCCCTCGCGCGGCACGCTGGAGCACGTCACGGGACGTTGGGGCGCGCTCGCGCTCGGCGCCCTGCACGAGGGCTCGCTGCGCTTCAACGAACTGCGCCGCCGGGTCGACGGCGTGAGCGAGAAGATGCTGTCCCAGACACTGCACGCGCTGGAGCGCGACGGCCTGGTGCACCGTGAGGCCCAGCCGACGAATCCGCCCCGGGTGGACTACGAACTGACCCCCCTCGGCCACGAGGTCGCCCAGCGTCTGCTGAACCTCATCCACTTCGTGGAGGGCAGGATGGACGACGTCCTCGCGGCCCGGGAGCGTTACGACGAGACGCGCGGGGCGCGCTGA
- a CDS encoding CAP domain-containing protein, producing MGRHRRSAAGRAATGRATGVAPAQGSYRGSHDPQDSYSVDYGPRSSSVQDHSYAQDPQHSYAQDPQDPYAGNGHPTGGAAPYLHPEAYTETSARSAAYLFATEEDYATFLGTDAASSRGGGFTPDGGSRAGRSHRRRRKTSTPVKTGLLGVSAAVALGTVAVATGAVPGLDNYRIGGDSNSGGSVQAAGTPTNSPVEQGGTSGSAESREDSTSTSRGSDRSVTPTPTPSPSTSSATPTKAPPKKTEKPETTPSEKPEAPASRAATKAPEQTSAPVTVSAETQAAAQVLRLVNQERAKVGCSALSANSALSELAEGFSDAMAKGGFFDHTDPSGATPWDRAAKAGVSDLGGENIARGQANAAAVMKAWMNSPGHKANILNCDFKTLGVGVHFGSGGPWWTQDFGY from the coding sequence ATGGGACGCCACCGACGCTCCGCCGCCGGCCGCGCCGCCACGGGCCGCGCCACGGGGGTCGCACCAGCGCAGGGCTCGTACCGGGGCAGCCACGACCCGCAGGACTCGTACAGCGTCGACTACGGGCCGCGGAGCTCTTCCGTTCAGGACCACTCGTACGCACAGGACCCGCAGCACTCGTACGCACAGGACCCGCAGGACCCGTACGCCGGGAACGGCCACCCCACGGGCGGCGCGGCTCCCTATCTGCACCCCGAGGCGTACACCGAGACCTCCGCGCGCAGTGCCGCCTATCTCTTCGCGACGGAAGAGGACTACGCCACGTTCCTGGGCACCGACGCAGCGTCCTCCCGTGGCGGTGGCTTCACGCCTGACGGAGGTTCCCGGGCCGGTCGGTCGCACCGCCGCAGGAGGAAGACGTCGACGCCGGTCAAGACCGGTCTGCTCGGGGTCTCCGCGGCGGTCGCGCTCGGGACGGTCGCGGTCGCCACGGGCGCCGTGCCCGGCCTCGACAACTATCGGATCGGCGGGGACAGCAACAGCGGCGGCAGTGTGCAGGCCGCCGGCACTCCGACCAACAGCCCGGTCGAGCAGGGCGGCACCTCCGGCAGCGCCGAGAGCCGCGAAGACTCCACCTCGACCAGCCGCGGCTCCGACCGCTCCGTGACACCCACGCCCACACCCTCGCCCTCGACGTCTTCGGCGACGCCCACCAAGGCTCCGCCGAAGAAGACGGAGAAGCCGGAGACCACGCCCAGCGAGAAACCTGAGGCCCCCGCTTCCCGCGCGGCCACGAAGGCGCCGGAGCAGACCAGCGCCCCGGTGACCGTGTCCGCCGAGACCCAGGCCGCGGCCCAGGTGCTCAGGCTCGTCAACCAGGAGCGGGCGAAGGTGGGGTGTAGTGCGCTGTCCGCCAACAGCGCCCTTTCCGAACTCGCCGAGGGCTTCAGTGACGCCATGGCCAAGGGGGGGTTCTTTGATCACACCGACCCGAGTGGCGCGACCCCGTGGGACCGTGCGGCGAAGGCCGGGGTCAGCGACCTCGGCGGCGAGAACATCGCGCGGGGGCAGGCCAACGCGGCCGCGGTGATGAAGGCCTGGATGAACAGCCCCGGCCACAAGGCCAACATCCTCAACTGCGACTTCAAGACGCTGGGGGTCGGCGTGCACTTCGGGTCGGGCGGTCCGTGGTGGACGCAGGACTTCGGGTACTAG
- a CDS encoding acylphosphatase, with product MSDDVRLVAWVRGRVQGVGFRWFTRAKALEIGGLSGFALNLADGRVQVVAEGPPTGCQWLLDWLQGDDTPGQVDGVTEIWDTPRGGYDGFAIR from the coding sequence ATGAGTGACGACGTACGGCTGGTTGCCTGGGTGCGGGGACGCGTCCAAGGTGTGGGTTTTCGCTGGTTCACGCGGGCCAAGGCGCTGGAGATCGGCGGGCTGAGTGGTTTTGCTCTCAATTTGGCCGACGGCCGGGTCCAGGTGGTCGCCGAGGGCCCGCCCACGGGGTGCCAGTGGCTCCTCGACTGGCTCCAGGGTGACGACACGCCCGGGCAGGTGGATGGCGTCACCGAGATCTGGGACACACCTCGCGGGGGTTACGACGGGTTCGCCATCCGCTGA
- the smc gene encoding chromosome segregation protein SMC, whose protein sequence is MHLKALTLRGFKSFASATTLRFEPGITCVVGPNGSGKSNVVDALSWVMGEQGAKSLRGGKMEDVIFAGTTGRPPLGRAEVSLTIDNSDGALPIEYAEVTITRIMFRNGGSEYQLNGDTCRLLDIQELLSDSGIGREMHVIVGQGQLDSVLHADPMGRRAFIEEAAGVLKHRKRKEKALRKLDAMRANLARVQDLTDELRRQLKPLGRQAAVARRAAVIQADLRDARLRLLADDLVRLRNALQAEVADEAALKERKETAELELKRALQREALLEDQVRQLSPRLQRAQQTWYELSQLAERVRGTISLADARVKSATSTPPEERRGRDPEDMEREAARIREQEAELEAALEAAEHALEDTVAHRSELERELAQEERRLKDVARAIADRREGLARLNGQVNAARSRAGSAQAEIDRLAAARDEAQERAVAAQEEYEALKAEVDGLDAGDAELAERHDVAKRELAEAEAGLTAARESATAAERRRAATQARHETLALGLRRKDGTGALLAAKDRLGGLLGPAAELLTVTPGHEVALAAAFGAAADALAVTTPSAAAEAIRLLRKQDAGRAALLLSGAADDVPREARTDGPPYAADLVRAPVDLMPAVRRLLRGIVVVGTLEDAEDLVYARPDLTAVTAEGDLLGAHFAQGGSAGAPSLLEVQASVDEAAAELEELAVRCEELTEAQHAAVERRGECVARVEELGERRRAADREKSAVAQQLGRLSGQARGAAGEAERSVAAAARAQEALDKALQDVEELAERLAVAEEMPVEEEPDTSVRDRLAADGANARQTEMEARLQVRTHEERVKGLAGRADSLDRAARGEREARARAEQRRARLRHEAAVAQAVASGARQLLAHVEVSLTRADEERTTAEAAKARREQELTAARNTGRDLKAELDKLTDSVHRGEVLGAEKRLRIEQLETKALEEFGVEPAGLTAEYGPHQLVPPSPPAEGEELPEDPEHPRNRPRQFHRAEQERRLKAAERAYQQLGKVNPLALEEFAALEERHQFLSEQLEDLKKTRADLLQVVKEVDERVEQVFTEAYRDTARQFEGVFSRLFPGGDGRLILTDPDNMLTTGVDVEARPPGKKVKRLSLLSGGERSLTAVALLVSIFKARPSPFYVMDEVEAALDDTNLQRLIRIMQELQEASQLIVITHQKRTMEVADALYGVSMQGDGVSKVISQRLR, encoded by the coding sequence GTGCACCTCAAGGCCCTGACCCTCCGGGGGTTCAAGTCGTTCGCCTCGGCGACCACGCTCCGGTTCGAACCGGGGATCACGTGTGTCGTCGGACCGAACGGCTCGGGAAAGTCCAATGTGGTGGACGCGCTCAGCTGGGTCATGGGCGAGCAGGGCGCCAAGTCGCTGCGCGGCGGCAAGATGGAGGACGTCATCTTCGCCGGCACCACCGGCCGCCCCCCGCTGGGCCGCGCCGAGGTGTCCCTGACCATCGACAACTCCGACGGGGCGCTGCCCATCGAGTACGCCGAGGTCACCATCACGCGGATCATGTTCCGCAACGGCGGCAGCGAGTACCAGCTCAACGGCGACACCTGCCGGCTCCTCGACATCCAGGAACTGCTGTCCGACTCCGGCATCGGCCGCGAGATGCACGTCATCGTCGGCCAGGGCCAGCTCGACTCCGTCCTGCACGCCGACCCCATGGGCCGCCGCGCCTTCATCGAGGAGGCCGCGGGCGTCCTCAAGCACCGCAAGCGCAAGGAGAAGGCGCTGCGGAAACTGGACGCGATGCGGGCCAACCTCGCGCGTGTGCAGGACCTGACGGACGAACTGCGGCGCCAGCTCAAGCCCCTCGGCCGGCAGGCCGCGGTCGCCCGACGGGCCGCGGTCATCCAGGCCGACCTCCGCGACGCCCGCCTCCGTCTCCTGGCCGACGATCTCGTACGGCTGCGGAACGCGCTGCAGGCCGAGGTCGCCGACGAGGCCGCGCTGAAGGAGCGCAAGGAGACCGCGGAGCTGGAGCTGAAGAGGGCCCTCCAGCGGGAGGCGCTCCTGGAGGACCAGGTACGGCAGCTCTCCCCCCGCCTCCAGCGAGCCCAGCAGACCTGGTACGAGCTGTCCCAACTGGCCGAGCGGGTGCGCGGCACGATCTCGCTGGCCGACGCGCGCGTGAAGAGCGCGACGTCCACGCCCCCCGAGGAACGACGCGGGCGCGACCCGGAGGACATGGAGCGGGAGGCCGCCCGGATCCGTGAGCAGGAGGCCGAGCTCGAGGCGGCCCTGGAGGCGGCCGAGCACGCCCTGGAGGACACCGTCGCGCACCGCTCCGAGCTGGAGCGCGAACTCGCCCAGGAGGAACGGCGTCTCAAGGACGTGGCCCGGGCCATCGCGGACCGCCGTGAGGGTCTGGCCCGGCTGAACGGCCAGGTCAACGCGGCCCGTTCCCGGGCGGGCTCGGCCCAGGCAGAGATCGACCGGCTGGCCGCAGCCCGGGACGAGGCGCAGGAGCGGGCCGTCGCCGCGCAGGAGGAGTACGAGGCGCTCAAGGCCGAGGTCGACGGACTCGACGCCGGCGACGCCGAACTCGCCGAGCGGCACGACGTGGCGAAGCGTGAGCTCGCCGAGGCCGAGGCCGGGCTCACCGCGGCCCGGGAGTCGGCCACCGCGGCGGAGCGCAGACGGGCCGCGACCCAGGCCCGCCACGAGACGCTGGCACTGGGCCTGCGCCGCAAGGACGGTACCGGCGCGCTGCTCGCGGCGAAGGATCGCCTCGGCGGCCTGCTCGGCCCGGCCGCCGAACTGCTCACCGTGACCCCGGGGCACGAGGTCGCCCTGGCCGCGGCCTTCGGTGCCGCCGCCGACGCCCTCGCGGTGACCACCCCGTCCGCCGCGGCCGAGGCGATCCGCCTGCTGCGCAAGCAGGACGCGGGGCGGGCGGCGCTGTTGCTGAGCGGCGCCGCCGACGACGTACCGCGGGAGGCCCGGACCGACGGGCCGCCGTACGCGGCCGACCTCGTCCGCGCCCCCGTCGACCTCATGCCCGCCGTACGACGTCTGCTGCGCGGGATCGTCGTCGTCGGCACCCTTGAGGACGCCGAGGATCTCGTCTACGCGCGCCCCGACCTCACCGCCGTGACCGCCGAGGGCGATCTGCTCGGCGCGCACTTCGCGCAGGGCGGGTCCGCCGGGGCGCCGAGCCTGCTCGAGGTTCAGGCGTCCGTGGACGAGGCAGCCGCCGAGCTGGAAGAACTGGCCGTGCGGTGCGAGGAGTTGACCGAGGCGCAGCACGCGGCCGTGGAGCGGCGCGGCGAGTGCGTCGCGCGGGTCGAGGAACTGGGGGAGCGACGCCGGGCCGCCGACCGGGAGAAGTCGGCGGTGGCCCAGCAGCTGGGGCGGTTGTCCGGGCAGGCCCGCGGTGCCGCAGGAGAGGCCGAGCGGTCCGTCGCAGCGGCCGCTCGGGCGCAGGAGGCGCTCGACAAGGCCCTCCAGGACGTCGAGGAACTGGCCGAACGGCTCGCCGTCGCCGAGGAGATGCCGGTCGAGGAGGAGCCCGACACATCGGTACGCGACCGGCTCGCCGCCGACGGGGCCAACGCCCGGCAGACCGAGATGGAGGCCCGCCTCCAGGTCCGTACGCACGAGGAACGGGTCAAGGGGCTCGCCGGGCGGGCCGATTCGCTCGACCGGGCCGCCCGCGGGGAACGCGAGGCACGCGCGCGTGCGGAGCAACGGCGGGCGCGTCTCAGACACGAGGCCGCCGTCGCTCAGGCCGTGGCCTCCGGTGCCCGGCAGCTCCTCGCGCATGTCGAGGTCTCCCTCACGCGGGCCGACGAGGAGCGCACCACCGCCGAGGCCGCCAAGGCCCGACGGGAGCAGGAGCTGACCGCCGCCCGCAACACGGGGCGCGACCTCAAGGCAGAGCTCGACAAGTTGACGGATTCAGTCCACCGGGGCGAGGTACTCGGCGCCGAGAAACGGCTGCGGATCGAGCAGCTGGAGACCAAGGCGCTGGAGGAGTTCGGTGTGGAACCGGCGGGGCTCACGGCCGAGTACGGCCCCCACCAGTTGGTGCCGCCCTCGCCCCCCGCCGAGGGCGAGGAGCTGCCGGAGGATCCGGAGCATCCGCGCAACCGGCCGAGGCAGTTCCACCGGGCGGAGCAGGAGAGGCGGCTCAAGGCGGCCGAGCGGGCGTACCAGCAGCTCGGCAAGGTCAACCCGCTCGCCCTGGAGGAGTTCGCGGCGCTGGAGGAACGCCACCAGTTCCTCAGTGAACAGCTGGAGGACCTGAAGAAGACCCGCGCCGACCTGCTCCAGGTGGTGAAGGAGGTCGACGAGCGCGTCGAGCAGGTCTTCACCGAGGCCTACCGGGACACCGCCCGGCAGTTCGAGGGCGTGTTCAGCCGGCTGTTCCCGGGCGGTGACGGGCGCCTGATCCTGACCGACCCCGACAACATGCTCACCACGGGTGTGGACGTCGAGGCGCGTCCGCCGGGCAAGAAGGTCAAGCGGCTCTCGCTGCTCTCCGGCGGTGAGCGCTCGCTGACGGCCGTGGCGCTCCTCGTGTCGATCTTCAAGGCCCGGCCCAGCCCGTTCTATGTGATGGACGAGGTCGAGGCGGCGCTCGACGACACCAACCTCCAGCGGCTGATCCGCATCATGCAGGAGTTGCAGGAAGCCTCGCAGCTGATCGTGATCACGCACCAGAAGCGGACCATGGAGGTCGCCGACGCGCTGTACGGCGTCTCCATGCAGGGCGACGGTGTCTCGAAGGTCATCTCGCAGCGACTGCGCTGA
- a CDS encoding sugar porter family MFS transporter, whose amino-acid sequence MTSTAQGTKSGAATAHPDHLGHVIFIAAAAAMGGFLFGYDSSVINGAVEAIRGRYDVGSAALAQVIAIALIGCAIGAATAGRIADRIGRIRCMQIAAVLFTISAVGSALPFALYDLAFWRVVGGFAIGMASVIGPAYIAEVAPPAYRGRLGSFQQAAIVVGIAISQLVNWGLLNAAGGDQRGKLMGLEAWQVMLGVMVIPAVLYGLLSFAIPESPRFLISVGKHERAREILAEVEGDKIDLDARVSEIELAMKSEHRSTFKDLLGGGFFFKPIVWIGIGLSVFQQFVGINVAFYYSSTLWQSVGVDPTDSFFYSFTTSIINIVGTVIAMIFVDRVGRKPLALIGSVGMVIGLALEAWAFSYDLVGGKLPATQGWIALIAAHFFVLFFALSWGVVVWVFLGEMFPNRLRAAALGVAASAQWIANWAITASFPSLAEWNLSLTYVIYTVFAALSIPFVLKYVKETKGKTLEEMG is encoded by the coding sequence GTGACCAGCACAGCGCAGGGAACCAAGTCAGGAGCCGCAACGGCTCACCCCGATCATCTCGGGCACGTCATCTTCATCGCGGCGGCGGCGGCGATGGGCGGATTCCTCTTCGGCTACGACAGCTCCGTGATCAACGGTGCCGTCGAGGCCATCCGCGGCCGATACGACGTCGGGTCGGCGGCCCTGGCGCAGGTCATCGCCATCGCCCTGATCGGCTGTGCCATCGGCGCCGCGACCGCCGGCCGCATAGCCGACCGCATCGGCCGCATCCGCTGCATGCAGATCGCCGCCGTCCTCTTCACCATCAGCGCCGTCGGCTCCGCGCTTCCCTTCGCGCTGTACGACCTGGCCTTCTGGCGGGTCGTCGGCGGCTTCGCCATCGGCATGGCCTCCGTGATCGGCCCCGCCTACATCGCCGAGGTCGCCCCGCCCGCCTACCGCGGCCGGCTCGGTTCCTTCCAGCAGGCCGCGATCGTGGTCGGCATCGCGATCTCCCAGCTGGTCAACTGGGGTCTGCTGAACGCCGCCGGCGGCGACCAGCGCGGCAAGCTCATGGGCCTGGAGGCCTGGCAGGTCATGCTGGGCGTCATGGTGATCCCGGCCGTTCTCTACGGTCTGCTCTCCTTCGCCATCCCCGAGTCCCCGCGCTTCCTGATCTCCGTCGGCAAGCACGAGCGCGCCCGCGAGATCCTCGCAGAGGTCGAGGGCGACAAGATCGACCTGGACGCCCGGGTCAGCGAGATCGAGCTCGCCATGAAGAGCGAGCACAGGTCGACCTTCAAGGACCTGCTGGGCGGCGGCTTCTTCTTCAAGCCGATCGTCTGGATCGGTATCGGCCTCTCGGTCTTCCAGCAGTTCGTCGGCATCAACGTCGCGTTCTACTACTCCTCGACGCTGTGGCAGTCGGTCGGCGTCGACCCGACGGACTCGTTCTTCTACTCCTTCACGACGTCGATCATCAACATCGTCGGCACCGTGATCGCGATGATCTTCGTGGACCGGGTCGGCCGCAAGCCGCTGGCCCTCATCGGCTCCGTCGGCATGGTGATCGGCCTGGCGCTGGAGGCCTGGGCGTTCAGCTACGACCTCGTCGGCGGCAAGCTGCCGGCCACGCAGGGCTGGATCGCGCTGATCGCCGCCCACTTCTTCGTCCTGTTCTTCGCCCTGTCCTGGGGTGTGGTCGTCTGGGTCTTCCTCGGCGAGATGTTCCCGAACCGGCTCCGCGCCGCCGCCCTGGGTGTGGCCGCCTCCGCGCAGTGGATCGCCAACTGGGCCATCACCGCGAGCTTCCCGTCGCTGGCGGAATGGAACCTCTCCCTGACCTACGTGATCTACACGGTCTTCGCCGCGCTCTCCATCCCGTTCGTCCTCAAGTACGTCAAGGAGACGAAGGGCAAGACCCTGGAGGAGATGGGCTGA
- a CDS encoding LLM class flavin-dependent oxidoreductase, producing the protein MPVTVVRFNLVEPGATPASLSARYRAALEMAAYADEHGITTVQTEEHHGVGNNWLPSPFAFAGAVFGATRRIAVTVSAVIGPLHDPLRLAEDIAVLDLLSGGRLVTVAGIGYRPEEYALFDVEWKRRGRIQDEVLETLLKAWTGEEFTYRGRTVRVTPRPYTDPHPLLLVGGSSKAAARRAARLGLPFFPSAHLPELEAYYKERLVEYGTEGWTMMPAAETPLLHLAEDPDQAWAAYGEHFLHEARTYASWQSGDIRSAVRSAATTVEELRAEGVYRILTPDECVTQGLDNLVLHPLAGGMPVDEGWRSLRLFTERVLPALGD; encoded by the coding sequence ATGCCCGTCACGGTCGTCCGCTTCAACCTGGTCGAGCCCGGCGCCACCCCCGCCTCGCTCAGCGCCCGGTACCGGGCCGCGCTGGAGATGGCCGCCTACGCCGACGAGCACGGGATCACCACCGTGCAGACCGAGGAACACCACGGCGTCGGCAACAACTGGCTGCCGTCGCCGTTCGCCTTCGCGGGCGCGGTGTTCGGGGCCACCCGCCGGATCGCGGTGACGGTCTCCGCGGTCATCGGCCCGCTGCACGACCCGCTGCGCCTGGCCGAGGACATCGCCGTACTGGATCTGCTGAGCGGCGGACGGCTGGTCACCGTCGCCGGGATCGGGTATCGGCCCGAGGAGTACGCCCTGTTCGACGTGGAGTGGAAACGCCGCGGCCGGATCCAGGACGAGGTCCTGGAGACCCTGCTGAAGGCCTGGACCGGGGAGGAGTTCACGTACCGGGGCCGTACGGTACGGGTCACCCCGCGCCCGTACACCGACCCGCACCCGTTGCTCCTGGTCGGTGGCTCCTCGAAGGCCGCAGCCCGCCGGGCCGCCCGGCTCGGTCTGCCCTTCTTCCCGAGCGCGCATCTGCCGGAGCTGGAGGCGTACTACAAGGAGCGGCTGGTCGAGTACGGCACCGAGGGCTGGACGATGATGCCCGCCGCCGAGACACCCCTGCTGCACCTCGCCGAGGACCCCGACCAGGCGTGGGCGGCGTACGGCGAGCACTTCCTGCACGAGGCGCGGACGTACGCCTCCTGGCAGTCCGGCGACATCCGCTCGGCCGTGCGATCCGCGGCCACGACGGTGGAGGAACTTCGTGCGGAAGGCGTCTACCGGATCCTCACACCCGACGAGTGCGTGACTCAGGGCCTGGACAACCTGGTCCTGCACCCGCTGGCGGGCGGGATGCCGGTGGACGAGGGGTGGCGCAGCCTGCGGCTGTTCACGGAGCGGGTCCTTCCAGCGCTGGGCGACTGA
- the ftsY gene encoding signal recognition particle-docking protein FtsY produces MEIVILAVVIAVVVLGALGGLVVGSRRKKSLPPPPPSAPDITAPPAEPHVGDEAETPRDEPRRTIEEVDLPDGSAPAVLDKPAAAEAPEIEIPEPTAGRLVRLRARLSRSQGALGQGLLTLLSREHLDEDTWEEMEDILLTADVGVQPTQELVEGLRERVKVLGTRTPDELRALLREELLKLVGTDLDRTVKTEPEASKPGIVMVVGVNGTGKTTTTGKLARVLVADGRSVVLGAADTFRAAAADQLQTWGDRVGAHTVRGPEGGDPASVAFDAVKEGKEMGADVVLIDTAGRLHTKTGLMDELGKVKRVVEKHAPLDEVLLVLDATTGQNGLVQARVFAEVVDITGIVLTKLDGTAKGGIVVAVQRELKVPVKLVGLGEGADDLAPFEPEAFVDALIGE; encoded by the coding sequence ATGGAAATCGTCATCCTTGCTGTAGTCATCGCCGTGGTCGTGCTCGGTGCGCTCGGCGGGCTGGTCGTGGGCAGCCGGCGCAAGAAGTCGCTGCCCCCTCCGCCCCCCTCCGCTCCCGACATCACCGCCCCTCCGGCCGAGCCGCACGTCGGCGACGAGGCCGAGACACCGCGCGACGAACCGCGCCGGACCATAGAGGAGGTGGATCTCCCGGACGGCTCCGCGCCGGCCGTCCTCGACAAACCCGCTGCCGCGGAAGCGCCCGAGATCGAGATCCCGGAGCCCACGGCCGGCCGCCTGGTCCGTCTGCGCGCCCGGCTCTCCCGCTCGCAGGGCGCGCTCGGTCAGGGGCTGCTCACGCTCCTGTCGCGCGAGCACCTCGACGAGGACACCTGGGAGGAGATGGAGGACATCCTCCTGACCGCCGACGTCGGCGTGCAGCCCACCCAGGAACTGGTCGAGGGTCTGCGGGAGCGGGTGAAGGTGCTTGGCACCCGTACTCCGGACGAGCTGCGCGCCCTCCTGCGCGAGGAGCTGCTCAAGCTGGTCGGCACCGACCTCGACCGCACGGTCAAGACCGAGCCGGAGGCGAGCAAGCCCGGCATCGTGATGGTCGTCGGCGTCAACGGCACCGGCAAGACCACCACCACCGGCAAGCTCGCCCGGGTGCTCGTGGCCGACGGGCGCAGTGTCGTCCTCGGCGCCGCCGACACCTTCCGTGCCGCCGCCGCCGACCAGCTGCAGACCTGGGGTGATCGGGTCGGCGCGCACACCGTGCGCGGGCCCGAGGGCGGTGACCCTGCCTCCGTCGCGTTCGACGCGGTCAAGGAGGGCAAGGAGATGGGCGCGGACGTCGTGCTCATCGACACCGCGGGACGGCTGCACACCAAGACCGGTCTCATGGACGAGCTCGGCAAGGTCAAGCGGGTCGTCGAGAAGCACGCCCCGCTGGACGAGGTGCTGCTCGTCCTCGACGCGACGACCGGCCAGAACGGCCTGGTCCAGGCCCGGGTGTTCGCCGAGGTCGTCGACATCACCGGCATCGTGCTGACCAAGCTGGACGGCACGGCCAAGGGCGGCATCGTGGTCGCTGTGCAGCGCGAGCTGAAGGTGCCGGTGAAGCTGGTGGGTCTCGGTGAGGGCGCGGACGACCTGGCGCCCTTCGAACCGGAGGCGTTCGTTGACGCCCTTATCGGAGAGTGA
- a CDS encoding bifunctional DNA primase/polymerase gives MGFTIGGIREIRTGSRRRGRSSECTSVAEFTGLWGWDVVPGARAAAGACSCGRAECGAPGAHPLGFAPPVPAGATLDEATRTWAEFPGAAVMLPVGRAFDVIEVAEPAGRRALVRLERMGLPLGPVTATPEGRVHFFVAPGAAVGLPELLYRMGWDDPSSLDLRGLGPGTYITAPPSDRAGLGPVRWLRPPALDTATKPPAARLLLGTLAYVAHRSRA, from the coding sequence ATGGGCTTCACGATCGGCGGCATTCGGGAGATCCGCACCGGCTCGCGTCGGCGCGGCCGCTCGTCGGAGTGCACCTCCGTCGCCGAGTTCACCGGACTCTGGGGCTGGGACGTCGTACCGGGCGCCCGCGCCGCGGCGGGCGCCTGCTCGTGCGGTCGCGCCGAGTGCGGCGCCCCCGGCGCCCATCCTCTCGGCTTCGCTCCCCCGGTCCCGGCCGGCGCCACGCTCGACGAGGCGACCCGGACCTGGGCGGAGTTCCCCGGCGCCGCGGTGATGCTGCCGGTCGGCCGGGCCTTCGACGTGATCGAGGTGGCCGAGCCCGCCGGGCGCCGCGCCCTGGTCCGCCTGGAACGCATGGGCCTGCCCCTCGGCCCGGTGACCGCGACCCCAGAGGGCCGCGTCCACTTCTTCGTGGCCCCCGGCGCCGCCGTCGGCCTTCCCGAGCTTCTCTACCGCATGGGCTGGGACGACCCGAGCTCCCTGGACCTGCGCGGCCTCGGCCCCGGCACGTACATCACGGCCCCGCCGTCCGATCGCGCCGGCCTGGGCCCGGTGCGCTGGCTGCGCCCGCCGGCCCTGGACACGGCGACGAAGCCACCGGCGGCCAGGCTGCTGCTGGGGACGCTGGCCTACGTGGCCCACCGGTCGCGCGCGTAG